A genomic region of Metopolophium dirhodum isolate CAU chromosome 1, ASM1992520v1, whole genome shotgun sequence contains the following coding sequences:
- the LOC132936258 gene encoding uncharacterized protein LOC132936258, with amino-acid sequence MPRERRANIGRRTRHASKQQVYSRNLREERQNIIRENDRLRHRVSTRRSLASYNRLAFQYDPTANYSDDENLDIGRMTTICRYCNALKFKRETVGLCCASGKVKLDPLLTPPQPLKTLFDGSDPDSSHFLQHILEYNNCFRMTSFGANIIREGGFMPTCKIQGQIYHLHGSMVPTTPDEPHQFLQIYFISSMVDQLNVRCNIQGAQQLKRRIIEQLQAFFHANNAVVNMFKTALERMPSDTHKFVIRADCTPTGEHVRRFNAPTVNDVAAIIVGDPTKSRDIVVQRRSNIMHRVNETHRLYDALQYPIIYWQGQDGYDITLKMVDPITGVSTNNKNLSAMNYYAYRMMIRTHEENVILKCGRLFQQFAVDMYVKVETERLAFIRFNQPKLRSEDYIHLRDAIHSDGDVQNIGRLTVLPSTYIGSPRHMHEYAQDAMTYVRNYGTPDLFITVTCNPKWTEIERELEPGQKPQDRHDIIARVFQQKLKVMMDVLTKYRVFGDTRCYMYSVEWQKRGLPHAHILIWLLNKLHSNEVDDIISAEIPDPVTDPRLHDIVTTQMVHGPCGALNPLSPCMADGKCTKRYPRPLVAETVTGNDGYPVYRRRSKEDNGQS; translated from the exons ATGCCTAGAGAACGACGTGCGAACATCGGCCGCCGCACAAGACATGCAAGCAAGCAACAAGTCTATTCAAGGAACTTAAGAGAAgaaagacaaaatataataagagaAAATGACCGATTGAGACATCGCGTGAGCACACGAAGATCATTGGCATCATACAATCGCTTGGCATTCCAATATGATCCCACTGCGAACTACAGTGATGATGAAAATTTGGATATTGGACGAATGACGACTATATGCCGATATTGCAATGCGTTAAAGTTCAAAAGAGAAACGGTTGGATTGTGCTGCGCAAGTGGAAAAGTCAAACTGGATCCATTACTTACACCACCACAGCCACTGAAAACATTGTTTGATGGAAGTGATCCCGATTCCAGCCATTTTCTTCAACACATCCTTGAATACAATAACTGCTTTCGCATGACTTCCTTTGGAGCTAATATCATTCGAGAAGGCGGCTTCATGCCGACTTGCAAG ATACAAGGTCAAATATATCATTTGCATGGTTCAATGGTGCCAACCACACCAGATGAACCGCATCAATttctgcaaatatattttatttcgtcgATGGTGGATCAGCTGAACGTGCGGTGCAATATACAGGGAGCACAACAGTTAAAGAGACGAATTATTGAACAGTTGCAAGCATTTTTTCACGCTAATAATGCTGTGGTTAATATGTTCAAAACAGCATTGGAACGAATGCCATCGGATACGCACAAATTTGTCATAAGAGCGGATTGTACTCCAACAGGTGAACATGTGCGAAGATTCAATGCACCCACCGTTAATGATGTTGCTGCAATTATTGTTGGCGATCCAACTAAATCACGAGACATTGTCGTTCAGCGAAGAAGCAATATCATGCATCGTGTAAACGAGACACATCGTTTGTACGATGCGTTACAATATCCAATCATTTATTGGCAAGGGCAAGACGGATACGACATCACGTTGAAGATGGTCGATCCAATTACAG GAGTAtcaacgaataataaaaatctaagcGCAATGAATTACTATGCGTATCGTATGATGATTCGTACACATGAGGAGAATGTCATTCTGAAGTGCGGTCGGCTATTCCAGCAATTCGCTGTCGACATGTATGTCAAAGTCGAGACCGAACGTTTAGCGTTCATCAGATTCAATCAGCCAAAGCTACGATCTGAGGACTATATACACTTGCGTGATGCTATTCATTCAGATGGTGATGTTCAGAATATTGGACGACTGACGGTTCTCCCATCAACTTATATCGGAAGCCCACGCCACATGCACGAATACGCTCAAGACGCTATGACGTACGTGCGAAATTATGGAACTCCGGATTTATTTATTACGGTCACATGCAATCCGAAGTGGACGGAAATTGAACGCGAGTTGGAACCGGGTCAAAAACCGCAAGATCGCCATGACATAATCGCCAGAGTATTTCAGCAAAAACTCAAGGTTATGATGGATGTGCTTACTAAGTATCGAGTTTTTGGTGACACACGTTGTTATATGTACTCGGTGGAATGGCAGAAGCGTGGACTACCGCATGCTCATATCCTAATTTGGTTGCTGAACAAATTACATTCAAATGAAGTGGATGACATCATATCAGCTGAAATTCCTGATCCAGTCACTGATCCCCGTCTACACGACATTGTGACGACACAGATGGTGCATGGACCGTGCGGTGCATTAAATCCATTATCGCCTTGCATGGCTGATGGAAAGTGCACAAAACGATATCCGCGACCGTTAGTTGCTGAAACAGTCACAGGGAACGATGGATATCCAGTTTATCGTCGGCGTTCAAAAGAAGATAACGGTCAAAGTTAA